Proteins from a single region of Paramormyrops kingsleyae isolate MSU_618 chromosome 9, PKINGS_0.4, whole genome shotgun sequence:
- the LOC140592619 gene encoding kelch-like protein 10 → MEETLAFGKMMRHNMERKKSFQKFNELRLAGKLCDVVLVADNVKFEAHRVVLCGCSTYFEALFTSDWNDSGNREYQFPGIFPETLRQIIEYAYTYSVLVTADNVENLLLAADQLNILGIVQRCCDFLHDQLCPQNCIGIFQIADIYCLNELRQSAFHSILRNFKEVATTSVEFPELTLQQLCDIIEKDELNVTQEDVVFDAILRWIKHEPVSREAHISVLLPKVRMARMDPEYFMKIVKNNDLVKTNAACRPIVNDVLKVMYDLDVESPSSDFDNPLIRSRLPSDILLAVGGWNFRTKNWIDAYDTQADRWVDITQEEQSYLAGHGTVYCDGFVYCIGGVDGQNFTNTVRRFNPMTRTWQEMAPMHWHRCNVSVAVLDGFIYAMGGHIGFRPLNKVERYNPKTNEWTLIDPMNEWRNKASATTLNGKIYICGGHNGTETLFSAECYDPLTEEWTMIAPMSTPRHSLGVTAYHGKIYAVGGINRLEHLQTMEVYDATTNRWHAVAPMSTPRSDFGIAVVDNLLFVMGGSDGFRITNKVECFDPKTGSWYRAQDMSRPKKHFSCCVVPAHPNVIKYAAPR, encoded by the exons ATGGAAGAGACATTGGCTTTTGGGAAAATGATGAGACACAACATGGAGAGAAAGAAGTCTTTCCAAAAATTCAACGAGCTGCGGCTGGCCGGAAAGCTCTGTGACGTGGTCCTTGTCGCGGACAACGTAAAATTCGAAGCCCACAGAGTAGTTCTGTGTGGCTGCAGCACCTATTTCGA GGCTCTGTTCACCAGTGACTGGAATGATTCAGGAAATCGGGAATACCAATTCCCAGGCATTTTCCCAGAAACACTGAGGCAGATCATCGAGTACGCCTATACGTACTCTGTGCTTGTCACGGCTGACAATGTGGAGAACCTCCTGTTAGCCGCTGACCAGCTTAACATCCTGGGCATTGTACAGCGATGCTGCGATTTTCTGCATGACCAGCTCTGCCCCCAGAACTGCATTGGCATTTTTCAAATCGCAGACATCTACTGCCTCAATGAGCTGCGCCAGTCTGCCTTCCATTCAATCCTGAGGAACTTCAAGGAGGTTGCCACCACTTCAGTGGAGTTCCCGGAGCTCACCTTGCAACAGCTGTGTGACATCATTGAGAAGGATGAGCTGAATGTCACACAGGAGGATGTGGTGTTTGACGCCATCCTCCGATGGATCAAGCACGAGCCTGTCAGCCGAGAGGCCCATATTTCAGTCCTGTTACCAAAG GTCCGGATGGCTCGCATGGATCCGGAATATTTCATGAAGATCGTCAAAAACAATGATCTAGTGAAGACCAATGCGGCGTGCAGGCCCATTGTCAATGACGTCTTGAAGGTCATGTATGACCTCGACGTTGAAAGTCCAAGCTCTGACTTTGATAACCCTCTGATCCGCTCACGCCTGCCATCTGACATCTTGCTGGCTGTTGGGGGCTGGAATTTCCGTACAAAGAACTGGATCGACGCGTACGACACACAGGCCGACCGCTGGGTGGATATTACGCAAGAGGAGCAGAGCTACCTAGCCGGACATGGCACCGTGTACTGCGATGGATTTGTGTACTGTATTGGGGGGGTTGATGGCCAAAACTTCACCAATACCGTGCGCAGATTCAACCCCATGACACGGACATGGCAGGAGATGGCTCCAATGCACTGGCACCGCTGTAATGTTAGCGTAGCCGTGCTTGATGGTTTTATCTACGCCATGGGTGGCCATATTGGTTTCAGGCCCCTCAACAAAGTTGAGCGGTATAATCCAAAAACCAACGAATGGACCCTGATCGATCCCATGAATGAGTGGCGGAACAAGGCCAGTGCCACCACCCTGAATGGCAAG ATATACATCTGTGGGGGTCACAATGGAACGGAGACCCTTTTCTCAGCAGAGTGCTATGATCCACTCACTGAGGAATGGACCATGATCGCTCCAATGAGCACTCCCCGTCATAGCCTTGGAGTCACTGCATATCATGGGAAGATCTATGCG GTGGGCGGTATCAACAGGCTTGAGCACCTGCAGACCATGGAGGTCTATGACGCTACAACAAACCGCTGGCATGCTGTGGCCCCCATGTCCACACCACGCAGTGATTTTGGCATCGCAGTGGTGGATAACCTCCTGTTTGTGATGGGCGGCAGCGACGGGTTTAGGATCACGAACAAGGTGGAGTGTTTTGATCCGAAGACAGGCAGCTGGTACCGCGCGCAGGACATGAGCAGACCCAAAAAACACTTCAGCTGCTGTGTAGTGCCTGCGCACCCCAACGTCATAAAGTACGCTGCACCTCGTTAA